The following proteins are encoded in a genomic region of Oncorhynchus kisutch isolate 150728-3 linkage group LG6, Okis_V2, whole genome shotgun sequence:
- the c21h18orf32 gene encoding UPF0729 protein C18orf32 homolog — MDLSERSSFQYASAHNIETLPPWNVHSLLSRRKNHHIFRFRLPFDLSRVATVMVCIPCIVIPVLLWVYKRFLEPIIYPFIGPIISRFWPTRKAVQESGIGTGDVKASEKSNGCPVMSNGACKTEVNGVAANGPAANGVAANGPAANGPASPVSDKKTD; from the exons atgGACCTTTCGGAAAGGTCGTCATTTCAGTATGCGTCTGCGCACAATATCGAAACACTTCCACCGTGGAACGTCCATTCGCTTTTATCAAGAAGGAAAAATCATCATATTTTCAGATTTAG GTTGCCCTTTGACCTGTCCCGTGTAGCTACAGTGATGGTCTGCATTCCCTGCATCGTCATTCCAGTCCTCTTGTGGGTGTACAAGAGGTTCCTTGAACCAATCATCTACCCCTTCATTGGTCCAATCATAAGCCGATTCTGGCCAACAAGGAAAGCTGTCCAGGAGAGTGGCATAGGAACTGGTGACGTGAAAGCCAGTGAAAAGAGCAATGGTTGTCCAGTGATGAGCAATGGAGCATGCAAG ACTGAAGTCAATGGTGTTGCTGCAAATGGGCCGGCTGCAAATGGTGTTGCTGCAAATGGGCCGGCTGCAAATGGGCCGGCTTCTCCAGTATCTGACAAGAAGACTGACTAA